From the genome of Anopheles moucheti chromosome 3, idAnoMoucSN_F20_07, whole genome shotgun sequence, one region includes:
- the LOC128303141 gene encoding uncharacterized protein LOC128303141: MDDFDSATYSIESEPERKRVSLDDVILPTVRRSAIQIVSLSPRRQSKRPVPLTTIGDDNSTMQVTKLVLKTPPGSPKRQPKTPGIIIKSIQTLAGPGLTGSGESSSVLTDKRNMKTIPVSDNQASYRIMPILSPQNKDIRKEFEVRRSERERATNDFQDFLRESFKENKTPPSTSPPPLSSVPPSLSAIEVIRISDKESTNADSTSLSVIQSKSTGKTGIQNVAKEEMKAINYETQRAVPEEQIHTATTQATADRHSSVTETRETVEPSNEKITTESINKPSLGETIGTSIIVHPPQIENQESHVIVELAKPPPSYTMRPKPSAKHVPSATKTAVVEDPKKKEKSYDPTKAREFMKEQQAKRRLEKKEAPSGTGGSSVEKDLIKQRLKTLRQSSQKLVTKNLQKARKRSVSCAPKEASNVNKATPTNKIKAQCSDRTSTIRPTMGLRKFASTPTLRLVKKEKDPSDTKHANAPKPKETSLQVKESLPNFPKSPSAGSRTSDARMGKDSTSSKSANPSIASTVSKPSIKIGILRKPDNLTLDDVAQSPLKELQAVLKPPNKAKVNAQLIVINADQDTAEPTKEAEKELKLQVPDVMLVPTNATALPVKQQHESIVISSNSEENSAPPIPQSLPVKSIPPWLKQSLRQPDPYPFILAVRKKLEAVQNVREEKNKPTNNQEQNKMQQISSSRYNSYMNEIESVPFIRKKSAAGRQAEENALNKRQLSTARGEGSSIVTKISPCSSPNTTSEISSIRSDIALPLPPLLSSTKIEIPIGSYGASKTSGAISPLSVERISHLKIASPAGSTIRSPNHSADEKSQEIKKDVKARSSSPTRPHAQQSLNVSHMDRSQKEFEYQRLLESFNRSLTHVIEVNQQLYSALKNVPTATAIPPIPQDVLRIRDEMTQTSLAIPRISMATVAGKVDTDQQNGKVSEPTTTTASNYSDDFEHQSQTEAPPPPEQTPHDTAATFSALSTTTSSSGTSSSSSSANSSARSETGDSNTKSSTQSLTSSSFNNDRAMSPPSVQNRPETNATDDERKATSNTTTAHSSDFDSRSFSLSDSHNNTTNNHPPIPEEYLPSFEESLRRKQLPIDKQQQHELIGQKQEPQKEEEIMHKEFSQGSSISEEIQQPSQGEERSFSFKHSEKANDLKVNSVPLMTSSSEESIMKNNSQSQANRESLVYMENADATINSDLLTAMFNRTDLEVSILSTTVSETNLSYSSIGMFDQLIQTERSREDHLVSRVHSKQKALLNRAKGQLAWLELQKQRYREKGMTDQITTVKKKQRAILLRLEKDRMELNRALKSSTESSRTMTANNPKLASKLVDSKLNSFCSSPVANHSGSLTLRKSSSNLRIARHHNARTPETPNRQLAGKTTTTTSNSIQIAIRGRELEPNDRLENILLRREEELRKRKEHVQRLLEWHRKLEREEEELIAVEDRLLAYNTRKLEPANTSRQEMTIEERVERIEKSLKTLHSIPTTVARRDDDTLITQDQGGRSSGTGVKEPQSEEEIVLTGGSKLNKFWYRLTGIEEQRYEPGRNYPITRLHMEALFEDAKRCVLQRFQRNDDHLKEALLEQSIKIIPRKGNETDANTTESVEDTASLQSTAVGEETVRTVDDMEEKEAIEKDTPNDTATIIMNETTTTTEQMEDVVQEQPDAMSSELPPMEEVDEKCLFSSTVNGWSPSSRRSIESVEFHTLEETTTHHQSTVGTELDVTVEEEPIKSESYSTTFEDHSADVEAGEESQQLIEDMSLPPMLLNNTSLKIDGDDSATSSSAESSATVELSVPLATEDNVMEELPTQDENDLGTISSDTSISIAQSLEEASDSSSVSNVSTPTTVTPTVTIEPMDKKDFSKPYHLPDEDRKNDVKSVSPSNSPLNNLEISESSFEENIFHTKSTSVSGSAHATTSELAKRLATLHDELEELSETLERTPLMKSPVTAASLSTKSDLMEDQNSSEETLTFEYDEDGGGIASPSADLMKDEDGKQSNEATVNQNSAKIEVKLRSKVIGSSDTIAIVAGSNSAYNRDYPAPSQQLYNHHLQNHQLEGGMSTSSSSAPNIGVRMPDIINEAEVLRRQQLQIEQEIKELEQQVGFFREIPNKPPPPYIPPANGSPLALLFPSETRIDELIDDRVEELHRDRIAPETLHSDHVTNVYEKLILDMCKELYHDLRPADPTVSFRTIPHDKRPLVFHNPPDALRCMKDYLRVKIRRVLNDAQLALQQQQHQHQQHQLLLHHQLQQQHQQQNPHLPHTQLHHHHLLQHGHCTATIPFLYGNGCASKRKPDQVDEILKQETHDDDARWTNFDREEIEVKDRITDELLKSLLAEALQDMGEAYERKGKEESLIQRQESAM, translated from the exons ATGGATGATTTTGATTCCGCAACGTACTCTATCGAATCGGAACCAGAACGAAAACGGGTATCTCTCGATGATGTTATCCTGCCAACCGTTCGGCGCAGTGCAATACAGATTGTTTCGTTGTCACCACGCCGGCAATCGAAGCGACCTGTGCCGTTAACGACTATCGGTGACGACAACAGCACCATGCAAGTAACGAAGCTGGTACTGAAGACGCCACCCGGCAGTCCAAAACGCCAGCCGAAAACACCCGGTATAATAATCAAATCGATACAAACGCTTGCTGGCCCGGGTCTTACCGGGAGTGGCGAATCGAGCAGCGTACTAACGGACAAACGAAACATGAAAACCATCCCGGTCTCGGACAATCAGGCCTCATATCGCATCATGCCGATACTTTCTCCTCAGAATAAGGATATTAGAAAGGAGTTCGAAGTACGGCGAAGTGAGCGTGAGCGGGCAACGAATGACTTTCAAGACTTCCTCCGTGAAAGCtttaaggaaaacaaaactccacCTTCTACATCACCACCTCCTTTATCTTCTGTTCCTCCCTCCTTGTCAGCAATTGAAGTCATCCGTATCTCTGATAAGGAGTCTACAAATGCAGACAGTACGTCTCTTAGCGTAATTCAGTCCAAAAGTACCGGCAAGACTGGTATTCAAAATGTGGCAAAAGAGGAAATGAAAGCTATCAATTATGAAACGCAGCGTGCTGTGCCAGAAGAACAAATTCATACTGCGACGACGCAAGCGACAGCTGATCGACATTCGTCGGTAACGGAAACACGAGAGACTGTAGAGCCATCCAACGAAAAGATTACAACAGAAAGTATTAACAAACCGTCTCTAGGTGAGACAATCGGTACTAGTATTATTGTGCATCCACCTCAAATCGAGAATCAAGAATCTCATGTTATTGTCGAATTAGCAAAGCCACCACCCAGTTACACGATGCGTCCTAAACCATCCGCTAAACACGTTCCCAGTGCTACAAAAACGGCCGTAGTGGAGGATCCGAAGAAGAAAGAGAAGTCTTACGATCCCACTAAAGCGCGAGAATTTATGAAGGAACAGCAGGCGAAACGACGTTTGGAGAAAAAGGAAGCTCCATCAGGGACAGGCGGTAGTTCCGTTGAAAAGGATCTTATCAAACAGCGGCTGAAAACTCTTCGGCAAAGTTCACAGAAATTGGTGAcgaaaaatttacaaaaagcTCGCAAACGTTCAGTATCTTGTGCGCCGAAAGAAGCTTCCAATGTGAACAAAGCAACTCCAACGAATAAGATTAAAGCGCAATGCAGTGATCGTACATCAACAATCCGACCAACAATGGGATTACGCAAATTTGCCTCCACGCCAACCTTGCGATtggtgaagaaagaaaaagatccGTCGGATACAAAGCATGCGAATGCACCAAAACCTAAGGAAACTTCATTGCAAGTGAAAGAATCATTACCAAACTTTCCTAAGTCACCTTCAGCCGGTAGTCGAACTAGTGATGCACGAATGGGTAAAGATTCAACTTCTAGCAAATCGGCAAATCCGTCCATCGCAAGTACGGTAAGCAAACCGAGCATTAAAATTGGTATCCTGCGCAAACCGGACAATTTGACCTTGGACGATGTTGCTCAAAGTCCATTGAAGGAATTACAAGCTGTTTTAAAGCcaccaaacaaagcaaaggtaAACGCACAGCTCATAGTGATTAATGCCGATCAGGACACCGCAGAACCGACCAAGGAAGCGGAGAAAGAGTTGAAGCTCCAAGTGCCAGACGTAATGCTTGTGCCGACAAATGCCACTGCACTGCCTGTTAAGCAACAACATGAAAGTATTGTGATCTCTTCTAATTCTGAAGAAAACTCGGCACCGCCAATACCTCAATCTTTGCCGGTCAAGAGCATTCCTCCTTGGCTGAAACAATCCCTTCGCCAACCTGATCCATATCCGTTTATTTTGGCAGTGCGAAAAAAGCTTGAAGCCGTACAGAATGTCcgagaagagaaaaacaaacccaccaataatcaagaacaaaacaaaatgcaacaaataTCCAGCTCAAGGTATAATTCATATATGAACGAAATTGAAAGTGTGCCTTTCATCAGGAAGAAATCAGCCGCCGGTCGACAAGCTGAAGAAAATGCTCTAAACAAACGGCAATTAAGTACAGCCCGTGGCGAAGGATCATCTATTGTTACGAAGATATCACCATGTTCTTCGCCGAATACTACATCCGAGATTAGCTCCATCAGATCGGACATAGCTCTCCCACTGCCTCCTCTGCTCAGCAGTACCAAAATAGAGATACCGATCGGATCTTATGGTGCTTCTAAAACTAGCGGTGCGATTAGTCCCTTATCGGTGGAAAGGATTTCTCATTTGAAAATCGCTTCCCCTGCAGGCAGTACTATCAGATCACCAAATCACAGCGCTGATGAAAAGTCTCAGGAAATCAAAAAAGATGTGAAGGCTAGGTCCTCAAGTCCAACCCGTCCGCATGCTCAACAATCGCTTAACGTGTCTCACATGGATCGGTCACAGAAAGAGTTCGAATATCAGCGTTTATTGGAGTCTTTCAATCGAAGTCTGACACACGTGATCGAAGTCAACCAACAGCTCTATTCGGCATTGAAGAATGTTCCAACGGCAACAGCAATCCCACCAATCCCTCAAGACGTATTGCGGATACGCGACGAGATGACGCAAACTTCGCTAGCGATACCACGCATTTCAATGGCCACAGTTGCAGGAAAGGTCGATACAGACCAGCAAAATGGGAAAGTGTCTGAACCTACCACAACTACAGCCTCAAACTATAGCGACGACTTTGAGCACCAGAGTCAAACAGAagcaccaccgccaccggaaCAAACACCGCACGATACAGCAGCCACATTTTCGGCATTATCGACTACAACCTCATCCTCGGgtacttcatcatcatcatcctctgCAAACAGCAGTGCGAGGAGCGAAACTGGCGATAGTAATACCAAAAGCTCCACACAATCTTTAACCTCATCATCGTTCAATAACGATCGCGCTATGTCACCCCCAAGCGTACAAAATCGACCAGAAACGAATGCCACCGACGATGAACGGAAGGCAACCAGTAACACTACAACTGCCCATTCCAGTGATTTTGATTCTCGATCGTTTAGTCTTTCGGATAGTCATAACAATACGACAAACAATCATCCACCGATACCGGAAGAATATTTACCATCGTTCGAGGAGAGCTTACGCAGGAAACAATTACCGATCgataaacagcagcagcatgaacTCATTGGACAAAAACAGGAACctcaaaaagaagaagaaattatGCACAAGGAATTTTCACAAGGAAGCAGCATAAGCGAGGAAATACAACAGCCTAGTCAGGGCGAGGAAAGGTCGTTTAGTTTTAAACATTCGGAaaaggcaaacgacttgaaaGTGAACTCTGTGCCACTGATGACGAGCTCCTCGGAGGAAAGTATTATGAAGAATAACTCGCAGTCGCAAGCGAATAGAGAATCGCTAGTTTACATGGAGAATGCTGATGCCACTATTAACAGCGATCTTCTCACTGCCATGTTCAATAGAACTGATTTAGAAGTATCTATCCTTTCTACTACCGTTTCGGAGACAAATCTCAGCTATTCTTCTATTGGAATG TTTGACCAACTAATTCAAACGGAACGCAGCAGAGAGGATCACCTTGTATCGCGTGTCCATTCGAAACAGAAGGCCCTACTTAATCGGGCCAAAGGGCAACTAGCTTGGCTGGAACTACAGAAGCAACGCTATCGTGAAAAAGGCATGACGGATCAAATAACAACCGTTAAAAAGAAGCAACGTGCAATATTGTTACGACTGGAGAAGGATCGAATGGAGTTGAACCG AGCCTTAAAGTCGTCCACAGAATCATCGCGTACAATGACGGCTAATAATCCAAAATTGGCATCGAAATTAGTCGATAGCAAACTTAACTCGTTCTGTTCATCACCGGTAGCCAATCACTCCGGTTCGCTTACATTGCGCAAATCGTCCAGTAACCTACGTATCGCTCGTCACCATAACGCCCGTACACCGGAAACCCCAAATCGTCAATTGGCGGGGAAAACTACAACAACTACTAGCAATTCTATACAAATAGCTATTCGTGGCCGGGAATTGGAACCGAACGATCGTTTGGAGAA tatATTACTGCGGAGAGAAGAAGAACTACGCAAACGCAAGGAACATGTACAGCGTTTGCTTGAGTGGCATCGAAAGCTGGAACGCGAAGAGGAAGAATTGATTGCGGTGGAGGATCGACTGCTAGCCTACAATACTCGCAAGTTGGAGCCTGCTAATACTTCGCGACAAGAGATGACCATAGAGGAACGAGTAGAAAGAATTGAGAAGAGTTTAAAAACTTTACACAGCATTCCAACTACTGTCGCTCGCAGGGATGATGATACATTAATCACGCAAGACCAAGGAGGACGTTCCTCTGGCACGGGTGTTAAAGAACCACAATCCGAAGAAGAAATCGTACTAACCGGAGGAAGTAAGCTAAACAAATTTTGGTACCGATTGACTGGTATTGAAGAGCAGCGATACGAACCGGGACGAAACTATCCAATAACACGACTCCATATGGAAGCACTGTTCGAGGATGCGAAAAGATGTGTGCTGCAACGGTTCCAACGAAACGATGATCATCTGAAAGAAGCTCTGCTAGAGCAGTCGATTAAAATAATTCCTCGCAAAGGAAACGAAACGGATGCGAATACAACGGAAAGTGTGGAAGATACTGCATCATTACAAAGTACGGCTGTTGGAGAAGAAACGGTGCGCACTGTAGATGATATGGAAGAGAAAGAAGCAATAGAAAAAGATACACCGAACGACACGGCAACGATAATAATGAATGAaacgaccaccaccacggaACAAATGGAAGATGTCGTTCAAGAGCAACCCGATGCAATGTCAAGTGAATTGCCTCCGATGGAGGAGGTGGacgaaaaatgtttgttttcttccactgTAAACGGATGGTCACCGAGTAGCAGAAGAAGCATCGAATCGGTTGAATTTCACACATTAGAGGAGACAACTACGCACCATCAATCGACTGTAGGAACCGAGCTGGACGTCACGGTGGAAGAAGAACCGATCAAAAGCGAGAGCTATTCTACAACATTCGAAGATCATTCAGCTGACGTTGAGGCTGGTGAAGAAAGCCAACAATTGATCGAAGATATGTCCCTCCCACCAATGTTGCTCAATAATACATCGCTCAAAATTGATGGTGATGATTCGGCAACAAGCAGCAGTGCTGAAAGCAGCGCTACAGTGGAACTATCCGTTCCACTAGCGACGGAAGATAACGTAATGGAAGAATTACCCACCCAGGATGAAAATGATTTGGGTACGATCAGCAGCGATACAAGCATTTCAATCGCACAATCGTTGGAGGAAGCAAGCGATAGCAGTTCCGTTTCGAATGTCTCTACTCCCACAACCGTTACACCCACGGTGACAATAGAACCTATGGACAAGAAAGATTTTTCTAAACCATACCATTTGCCAGACGAGGATAGAAAAAATGATGTGAAAAGCGTATCACCCTCGAATAGCCCATTGAATAACTTGGAGATATCAGAAAGTTCCTTCGaagaaaacatatttcacACGAAATCCACCAGTGTTTCTGGTTCTGCACATGCTACCACTTCCGAGCTAGCAAAACGTCTCGCCACGCTCCACGACGAGTTGGAGGAGCTGAGTGAGACACTCGAAAGAACACCGTTAATGAAGTCACCAGTAACAGCAGCTTCATTGAGCACCAAATCTGATCTCATGGAAGATCAGAATAGCTCGGAAGAAACTCTAACTTTCGAATACGATGAAGATGGAGGCGGAATTGCCTCGCCCTCGGCTGATCTTATGAAGGACGAAGATGGTAAACAGTCAAACGAAGCAACGGTAAACCAAAACTCTGCAAAAATAGAAGTAAAGCTGAGGTCCAAGGTGATTGGTAGTAGTGATACGATTGCGATCGTGGCGGGTTCCAACTCAGCGTACAATCGTGACTACCCGGCGCCATCGCAACAGTTGTATAACCATCATCTTCAAAATCACCAATTAGAGGGTGGAATGTCGACGTCATCATCCTCTGCTCCCAATATCGGTGTTCGAATGCCAGACATTATCAACGAGGCAGAAGTGCTTCGACGTCAGCAGCTACAGATCGAGCAGGAGATTAAGGAACTGGAGCAACAGGTCGGGTTTTTTCGTGAAATTCCTAACAAACCTCCACCACCGTACATCCCGCCCGCTAACGGAAGTCCACTAGCGTTGCTATTCCCTTCCGAAACACGAATTGATGAGTTGATCGATGACCGTGTTGAGGAATTGCATCGCgatcgcatcgcaccggaaaCTCTGCACTCAGATCACGTTACCAACGTATATGAGAAGTTAATCCTGGACATGTGCAAAGAATTGTATCACGATCTTCGTCCGGCGGACCCGACCGTTTCCTTCCGTACGATACCGCATGACAAGCGGCCACTCGTGTTCCACAATCCTCCCGATGCGTTGCGCTGCATGAAGGACTACCTTCGTGTGAAAATACGGCGAGTGTTGAACGACGCACAACTAGCcctacagcaacagcagcaccaacatcaacaacatcagctgTTGCTTCATCATCaactgcaacagcaacatcagcaacagaaTCCACACCTGCCTCACACGCAactgcaccatcatcatcttctgcAGCATGGTCACTGCACAGCAACGATTCCTTTTCTGTACGGAAATGGTTGCGCCAGCAAGCGTAAACCTGATCAGGTGGATGAGATCCTTAAGCAGGAAACACACGATGACGATGCGCGCTGGACCAACTTCGATCGGGAAGAGATCGAAGTGAAAGATCGCATTACAGACGAGCTGCTCAAATCGCTGCTTGCGGAGGCATTACAGGATATGGGAGAAGCGTACGAACGCAagggaaaagaagaaagtttGATCCAGCGACAGGAAAGTGCCATGTAA
- the LOC128303142 gene encoding putative SERF-like protein — MTRGNQRELARAKNQKKNAGQPKQRDDGLTHEQRKQRDADIMRQKQQKKEEAPQHPIKS, encoded by the exons atgacCC GTGGAAACCAGCGTGAATTGGCGCGTGCGAAGAACCAGAAAAAGAATGCCGGTCAACCGAAGCAACGAGACGACGGGCTTACTCACGAGCAGAGGAAGCAGCG tGATGCTGACATTATGCGAcaaaagcagcagaaaaaggaGGAAGCACCACAGCATCCGATCAAGAGTTAA